A genomic window from Thermodesulfobacteriota bacterium includes:
- the cmk gene encoding (d)CMP kinase — protein MKKGLIITIDGPSGVGKSTVAKSVANDLDLLYLDTGAMYRTVALQVKRRPVNINSEKELSDLLNGTKIDFVRDNNLLIARLNGEDVTKEIRSPEISKISSDVATKSLVRQKLVELQRQIGVNGSLVVEGRDMGTYVFPQADYKFYLDATLEQRAIRREKQLLENNIKIDINKLIKDIELRDKQDMERSESPLHPATNAVIIDTTNLNTDEVINRIITDVKGD, from the coding sequence ATGAAAAAAGGTCTCATAATAACTATCGACGGCCCCTCAGGAGTCGGCAAGAGCACAGTTGCCAAATCTGTGGCAAACGATCTAGATCTTTTGTATCTGGACACAGGAGCGATGTACAGAACAGTTGCACTTCAGGTTAAGAGGAGGCCCGTAAATATTAATAGCGAAAAAGAACTTTCAGACCTACTGAACGGTACAAAAATTGATTTTGTCAGAGATAATAATTTGCTAATAGCTAGGCTTAACGGTGAGGATGTAACAAAAGAGATAAGAAGCCCAGAGATTTCAAAAATCTCATCAGATGTGGCAACAAAAAGCCTGGTCAGGCAAAAACTTGTGGAGCTGCAAAGGCAGATAGGTGTAAACGGCAGCTTAGTGGTAGAGGGAAGAGACATGGGAACATATGTTTTCCCTCAGGCTGATTATAAATTTTATTTAGACGCGACTCTAGAACAAAGAGCAATTAGAAGAGAGAAACAACTGTTAGAAAACAACATTAAAATAGACATAAATAAGTTAATAAAAGATATAGAATTAAGGGATAAACAGGACATGGAGCGCTCAGAATCTCCCTTGCATCCGGCTACGAATGCAGTAATAATAGATACTACGAATCTTAATACCGACGAAGTTATTAACAGAATTATTACGGATGTTAAAGGTGATTAA
- the aroA gene encoding 3-phosphoshikimate 1-carboxyvinyltransferase, producing MTSKIITGSRSPFKGEITPPGDKSISHRSLMLGSLGDGISVVKDFLISDDTLSTANAMRALGISININGTDVQIDGRGAHGLSEPKEIIDCGNSGTTTRLLTGLLSGQNFTSTLTGDQYLQKRPMKRVVDPLTKMGARITGNEDGNKLPLTITGTKLTGISYELPVASAQVKSAILLAGMYADGETEVIEPEASRDHTERMLSYLGVPIEKSGNTIKISRISNISSAEIIVPSDISSAAFFMVAALITPGSDILIKNVGINPLRTGIVEILKAMGGNVSIENERDLNGEPVGDIVARSSELHGTRIGGDLIPKAIDELPLISVAAAFAQGETVINDAAELRVKETDRIHAMASELGKLGVEVEEYDDGMSIKGTDSLTGATCRSWGDHRIAMSIAIAATRAKGETQIDDADCVSVSYPGFFDVIDELRR from the coding sequence ATGACTAGTAAAATAATAACTGGCAGCCGCTCCCCATTTAAAGGAGAGATTACTCCACCTGGAGATAAATCTATTTCACACAGATCCTTAATGCTTGGGTCATTGGGTGATGGAATATCTGTGGTAAAAGATTTTTTAATCTCAGACGACACGCTGTCTACCGCTAATGCAATGAGGGCGCTTGGGATTTCAATCAATATTAATGGAACTGATGTTCAGATAGATGGTAGGGGAGCCCATGGACTCTCTGAACCCAAAGAAATAATTGACTGCGGCAACTCAGGCACGACCACAAGATTGCTAACAGGCTTATTAAGTGGACAAAATTTTACATCAACACTCACAGGGGATCAGTATCTTCAAAAACGGCCGATGAAAAGAGTGGTGGATCCACTTACGAAAATGGGTGCTCGGATCACAGGAAATGAGGACGGAAATAAATTACCTCTTACAATTACTGGTACAAAACTGACCGGGATTAGCTATGAGCTGCCTGTGGCTAGCGCTCAGGTGAAGTCGGCAATCCTTCTTGCCGGAATGTATGCTGATGGCGAGACAGAGGTAATAGAGCCAGAGGCATCAAGAGATCATACTGAGCGTATGCTGAGTTATCTAGGAGTACCGATAGAAAAATCCGGCAACACAATAAAAATCAGTAGAATTAGTAACATAAGTTCTGCAGAAATAATTGTGCCTTCTGATATTTCTTCTGCAGCATTTTTTATGGTTGCGGCATTAATCACCCCGGGCTCAGATATTCTAATTAAAAACGTAGGCATAAATCCTCTTCGCACGGGAATTGTGGAAATTCTAAAAGCCATGGGCGGCAATGTAAGTATTGAAAATGAAAGAGATCTAAATGGAGAGCCGGTTGGGGATATAGTTGCTCGATCAAGTGAGCTTCATGGAACGAGAATTGGAGGAGATCTTATCCCCAAAGCAATTGATGAACTGCCGCTTATCTCAGTTGCTGCAGCTTTTGCACAAGGAGAGACGGTAATTAATGACGCCGCAGAGCTTAGAGTTAAGGAAACTGACAGAATCCATGCAATGGCATCTGAGCTAGGCAAGCTGGGGGTAGAGGTAGAGGAATATGATGATGGCATGTCAATTAAAGGAACTGACTCTTTAACAGGGGCTACATGCAGAAGCTGGGGGGATCATAGAATAGCTATGTCAATAGCCATTGCGGCAACAAGGGCTAAGGGCGAGACTCAAATTGATGATGCGGACTGTGTTTCTGTTTCTTATCCTGGTTTTTTTGATGTTATTGATGAACTTAGGCGTTAA